DNA sequence from the Streptomyces tsukubensis genome:
CACCGTCGGTACGGCCCAGGGAGGCGGCGGCAGCGGGCTGGGGCGGGCCGAGCGCGACGTCCACCCCGTTCTTCATCAGGGCGATCCCGGTGAGCATCACCAGCGCCAGCACGCCCCAGGGCGAACGCCGCCGCGGCCCCGGGTCGTCGAAGTCCGCGCCCATCGCACCTCTTCCCTCCGGCCGCCGCGACCGGACACCTCCGTCCGGCCACCGGTGACTCCCGTCGATTCCCTGGGCACGGTAGGTGAGCCGGAGGGCCCCGGCGATCCGGACGGGGCGAACGGGTGGCGCCGTCCAGCCGGGGTGACCCATCCGTGTCAACGCCCCGGCGTGACTTCCCCGATCCGGGTGACGGTGTGTGACCTGCGGATCCGTACCGGCCATTCGGCGCGTCGTGGGCGTGTCGGCTCACCGGGTCGGACGAGCGCCGACATGCGGTCCCCGGCCCGCCCGGTGAGGGTTCGTCATGGAAGGCGTACTCGTCGAAAAACCCGGAGCGCCGCTCCGGGCGTCTTCCGCTGGAGGTTCACGATGCGTGCTTCACGCGCTCTCGCAGTGGCCGCGGCCGCGTGCGTGGCCGTCGGTGTCCCGGCGCCCCTGGCGGTCGCCGGCGGCGGTGGCGGGGACGGCAGGGACAACCGGGACACGGGGCCGTTCGCCATCTCCGTCCATCCGCGCTCGGTCCACGAGGGCGGCACCCTGACGGTCACCGTGCGCGGCTGCTCCCGCGGCGGGACGGTGACCTCGAACGCCTTCCCCACGGCCCGGCTGGAGCACCGGGGCAACGCCGAGTTCCGCGACGGCGCCGACAACCGTGACAGCCGTGAAGGCCGTGAAAGTAACGACAACAGAGGCGACGGCGAGAACCGGGAGTCCAGAGACAGCAGAGAGAACAGGGACAACAGAGAGAACAGGGACAACAGGGACAACAGGGGTGATGTGCAGACCGCCTTCGCCCGGGTCTTCGACCGTGCGGCGCCCGGTGAGTACAACCTGGCCGTCCGGTGCACCGGCGGCAGCCGGGTGGAGACCGCCGAGTTCGCCGTGCTCCGCGGCCGGGGCGCGCGCGGCGGCCTCGGTGGTTCGATGGGACCGACGACCGCCGAGATGGCCGTCGGCGGTTCGCTGGTCGCCGCCGCGGCGCTCGGCGGAGCCCTGGTGATCACCCGCCGCCGGCGGGCCTCCGGCGAAGCCGCCTGATCCGGACGAACCTCCCGGTCGGCGAGTCCGCCCGCGGCGCGGGATCCCGCAGGGGGCGGCGCCGCGGGCTCCGCGCCGTATCCGGGGTATCCGGGGTATCCGGGTGTCCCGGGCATCCGGGCCTCAGTGGCGGCGGCCGGCGTTCCGGCGGCGCAGGGCGAACGCGGTCCCGGCCGCGGCCGCCACGACGAGCGCCGCTCCCGCCGCGACCTCGGTGGTACCGGCGCCGCCTCCCACGCTGCCGCCGAGCCCGCCGCGGACGCCCTGCGGTGTCACGGTCGCCGTGGCCGACGCGGTGCGCGTGGCGGTGGCGGTGGCGGTACGGCTCGCCGAGGGCGCGGGGGACGCGGTGGCGGACGGCGGCCGGAAGGTGGAACTGGTCGTCGGGCTGGTGGTCCCGCCGCTGATCGTGAGGATGAACGTTCCCTGCTGGTTGCCGCAGGTGAAGCGGACCGAGTACTGGGCGCCCCGGCGGGCGTCCGTGTCCACGGTCGCCGTGGCCGAGGTACCGGGCCGGATGGTCGCCGTATCGAAGATCCCGGACGAGGCGGTGGCCGTGGTGGGGCAGTTGCTCGCGGAAAGCGCGATGCGGCCGCCGGGCGCGACGGTGGACGGCGAGACGGTGAACCGGACCGGGTCGCCGTCGCCGCCCGCCCGGGCGACGGGAGCGGCCAGGGCCAGCACGGTCGCTCCCAGCAGAGCGGCGGACGCGGCACGTATCGCACGCATGGGCATTCCTCCGGGTCCCCGAGGAGCAGACGCGGAAGCGGTTTCCGCGGAAGGGCGGAGTTTGCCCCTCGATAACCGAAACGCTAGGAGTGGCCCCACCCGGTCGCGATCCCTGTCGGGCGAACGGGTCATCCGTGTCCGCCGGGCGGGGGACACCGGCGGCGCGCCGCCAACGGTCCGTACCGTCTGCCGTCCCTGTATCCGCCTGTATCTGCCTGTCCACCCGTATCCGCACGCTTCGTGCGCCGGTACGGCCCGGTTCCCCGGCCGCCCGCCTCCGGAAACTTGCGCCGCAGTTGAACACTTTCCCGTACCGCCGCCGTACCTAGGGCCGTGGACGGCGTACCCGGGCGCCGTCGACACCACGGACTCGGAGACGGACGGACCCACGGGAGTACACGATGAAGACCTGGCGAAGCGCGTCGGCCGCCGCGGCCGCGGCAGCCCTGCTGGCAATGACGACGGCGTGCGGTCAGGAGGACCGGGGCGGCGGTGGCGGTACGGACAGCGGGCAGCCCGTCGGCGCGGCGAAGCCGGCCTCGGGCGGCGGCTACGGGGACTACGGCTCCGGCACCGCCACGGCCCCGGGCGGTGCGGCGAAACCGGCCGGACGGCTCGCGGTACGGAACATTCCGCAGCTCGGCGAGGTCCTCACCGACAGCGCCGGATTCACCCTCTACCGCTTCGACGAGGACACTGCGAAACCCCCGCGGTCCCGTTGCGAAGGCGACTGCGCGAAGGCTTGGCCGGTGGTGGCCGCGGAGGGGGCGACCGCCCCGTCCGGAGCCGACCCCGACCTCCTCGGCGAGGTGACGCGGCCCGACGGCGGCACCCAGCTGACCGTCGCCGGATGGCCCGTGTACCGGTACGCCGAGGACACCGCGGCGGGGCAGGCCCGGGGACAGGGCGTCGGCGGTACCTGGTTCGCCGCAGCCCCGGACGGCGGCAAGGCGGGCGGCGGGGGAGCGGCGGGCACGGGTGGCACGGGTGGCACGGGCGGCTACGGCACCCCGGGCGGGGATTCCGCTTCCGGCTCTGCTTCCGGTTCCGGTGCTGCTTCCGGCGCTGATTCCGCCCCTGGGGCAGGTCGTACCGAATCCGCAGCTCCGCCCGGACTGTCGACCCGCAAGGATCCGAAGCTGGGCGAGATCGTGGTGGACCGCGCGGGCATGACGGTCTACCGCTTCGTCAAGGACTCGGCCTGGCCGATGCGCACCGCCTGCACCGGGGCGTGCCTGGAGAAGTGGCCCGTGGTGGCACCCGTCAACAAGAACGACACCCGGGGCATCCTCAAGAAGGGTTTTGTCACCTTCGCCCGGCCCGACGGAATCAAGCAGCAGACCATCGACTGCTGGCCGCTCTACACCTTCGCAGGTGACCGCGGCCCCGGGGAGACCAACGGGCAGGGCGTGGGCGGCACCTGGTTCGCCGTGACCCCGCAGGGCAAGGTGGTCAGGACGGCGAAGTAGCCGCGCGCCGGCCGGCGAACGCACCCCCGTCCGGCAGCCCGCCGGCACGACTCCCGGTCCCCCGGCCCGGCCCCCGCGCGGGCCGGCGGACCGGGTCCGTACCTCCGTGATGTGACCAACAACCGGTCTGCCGATTCCGGTTTGGACTCGCCCAATTGGCGGCCGATCAGTAGCCTCGGCTCGAACACCGGCCGTGAGCACGGCCGGAGGCATCCGCACGAGGTCCGGTCGACCCGGTTGGAGACATCCATGGAGCGTGCTGTCTGGGCCCCGCCCGGCATCGACACCTCGGTGGCCGGTGTGGCCCGGATGTACGACTACTACGCGGGCGGCTCCCACAATTTCGCGGCCGACCGGGACGCCGCGCGCCGGACGCTGGACTTCCTGCCCGGCCTGCCCAAGAGCGTCCAGGCCGACCGGGCCTTTATGCGCAGGGCGGTGACCTGGGCGGTCGGCCGGGGAATCACCCGCTTCCTCGACATCGGCTGCGGCATGGTGTCGTACGGCAACGTCCACCAGGTGGCGCGGTCCGCCGACCCGGCGTGCCGCATCGTCCATCTGGACCACGATCCGGTCGCCGTCGCCCACGGTCGGGCGGTGGCCGGTGACGACCCCGGGATCGCCGTGGCCGTGGCCGACCTGCGCAGACCCCGGCAGATCCTCGACGGCCCCGAGGTCGCCGAACTACTGGAAGCGGCCAGTCCGGTGGCGCTGTTGCTGCTCGGCGTGCTTCCCTTCGTCGAGGACGCGGAGGACCCGTACGGCGCGGTACGGGAGTTGGGCGAAGCCCTCCCGCCGGAGAGTCTGATCGTCATCACCCACGCCGCGTACGACCGCGTCCCGGTGTCGCAGGAGCAGACGGAAGGCGCCCTGGGGGTCTACCGTGACATCCGCAGTCCACTGACATTGCGTTCACAAGAGCAAATTGCTCGGTTCTTCGAGGGGTACGAGATGGTCGAGCCCGGACTGGTGTTCACGCCGCACTGGCGGCCGGACGCCCCAGCCGAGCAGGAGGACCCATATGCCTTCTCAAGCTACGCAGGGGTGGGGCGCAAGGCGTGATGGCGCCGTCGCAGGCAACCGGTCCCACGGCGGACCCGGACGGTCTTGAGGACAGACTCCGCCGTTTCGCGACCATCTGGAGCCGTGCCGTCTTCCCCGTCACCGCGACCTCGCTGACCCGGGGCGAGGTCGAGGAGCATCTGCTGCCGCTGGCGCGCAGCCTCTGCGCCCTGCTGCACGCCCGCCCCTTCGATCCGGCACCGGCCCAGCGGGTCGGTGCGGCGCTCGTCGATGCCCACTGCACCGACCCCGACGCGCTGGTGCGCACCCTCGGTGTCATCGACGCCTATCTGGTGCTCTACTGCGGCGGCGCGGGCGACGAGGAGCTGACCGTCGAGGACGGGCGGACCCGCTGCACCCGCCTCCAGCACGCGGTGGCCGCCGGATTCGCGGCCGGGCTCCGCGACCGCACCCTGTCCGAGCAGGAGGCCGTCGCCCGCTCCGCACTGATGGCCCGCTCCGACGCCGTACACGCCCTGCACGCCACCGAGACCCGGCTGCGGGCCGTCTTCGAAGGCGCGGCGATCGGTATCGGCGTCGCCGAACTCGACGGCACCGTCGTCGAGGTCAACGAGACCCTCACCCGGATGTTCGGCGGACTGGAGCACCATGTCCGCGGCAAGAAGATCACCGAGTGGACCCATCCCGAGGACCGCCCCCATGTCGCCCAGCTCTACCGCGAGCTGAAGCGCGGCGAACGCGAGCACTTCCGGGTGGAGAAGCCGTTCTTCCGTGACGACGGCACCGCTCTGTGGACCAATCTGACGATGTCCCTGCTCCGTGACCCGGAGGGGAGACCCCAGTACCTCCTCGCACTCCTGGAGGACACCACCGAACGGCGGCTGCTCAACCTCCGCCTGCGGTACGAGGCCACCCATGACGCGCTGACCGGGCTGCCCAACCGCACGCTCTTCTTCGAACGGCTGGAGAAGGCCC
Encoded proteins:
- a CDS encoding SAM-dependent methyltransferase, with translation MERAVWAPPGIDTSVAGVARMYDYYAGGSHNFAADRDAARRTLDFLPGLPKSVQADRAFMRRAVTWAVGRGITRFLDIGCGMVSYGNVHQVARSADPACRIVHLDHDPVAVAHGRAVAGDDPGIAVAVADLRRPRQILDGPEVAELLEAASPVALLLLGVLPFVEDAEDPYGAVRELGEALPPESLIVITHAAYDRVPVSQEQTEGALGVYRDIRSPLTLRSQEQIARFFEGYEMVEPGLVFTPHWRPDAPAEQEDPYAFSSYAGVGRKA
- a CDS encoding SCO0930 family lipoprotein codes for the protein MKTWRSASAAAAAAALLAMTTACGQEDRGGGGGTDSGQPVGAAKPASGGGYGDYGSGTATAPGGAAKPAGRLAVRNIPQLGEVLTDSAGFTLYRFDEDTAKPPRSRCEGDCAKAWPVVAAEGATAPSGADPDLLGEVTRPDGGTQLTVAGWPVYRYAEDTAAGQARGQGVGGTWFAAAPDGGKAGGGGAAGTGGTGGTGGYGTPGGDSASGSASGSGAASGADSAPGAGRTESAAPPGLSTRKDPKLGEIVVDRAGMTVYRFVKDSAWPMRTACTGACLEKWPVVAPVNKNDTRGILKKGFVTFARPDGIKQQTIDCWPLYTFAGDRGPGETNGQGVGGTWFAVTPQGKVVRTAK